The following are encoded in a window of Pagrus major chromosome 14, Pma_NU_1.0 genomic DNA:
- the snrpf gene encoding small nuclear ribonucleoprotein F produces the protein MSLPLNPKPFLNGLTGKPVMVKLKWGMEYKGYLVSVDGYMNMQLANTEEYVDGALAGHLGEVLIRCNNVLYIRGVEEEEEDGEMRE, from the exons TGAACCCGAAGCCATTCCTGAACGGCCTGACAGGAAAGCCAGTGATGGTGAAGCTGAAGTGGGGTATGGAGTACAAGGGCTACCTGGTGTCTGTGGATGGGTACATGAATATGCAG CTGGCAAACACAGAAGAGTATGTGGATGGAGCGTTGGCGGGTCATCTTGGTGAAGTGCTAATCAG GTGCAATAACGTTTTGTACATCAGAGGtgtagaagaagaggaagaagacggAGAGATGAGGGAGTGA
- the amdhd1 gene encoding probable imidazolonepropionase, producing the protein MSGNYRLLVKNAKQVVLICSNGEKYMTKHGMQNLCVIENGSVVIGSDGLIKAVGPAETIRAQYPEASFERVIDATGMCVLPGLVDAHTHPVWDGDRVHEFAMKLAGATYMDVHRAGGGIHFTVQHTRAASSSELLASLSSRLTRMQRAGTTLVECKSGYGLELQTELKMLEVIEEARRTLPINVSSTYCGAHAVPKGKTVAEATKDILQVQLPRLKQQMSAGSLRVDNIDVFCEQGVFDLSSTRSILQAGKDMGLNINFHGDELHPMNSAQLGAELGALAISHLEEVTDEGIAAMATARTAAVLLPTTAYILRLPQPRARDMLDAGVIVALGSDFNPNAYCCSMPIVMHLACVNMRMSMPEALAAATINAAYALGRSHTHGSLEVNKHGDLLILNTTRWEHLIYQLGGHQELIRYVVIKGNIVHDNEKTMNL; encoded by the exons ATGTCCGGTAACTACAGACTCCTGGTGAAGAACGCCAAACAGGTGGTTCTGATCTGCAGCAACGGAGAGAAGTACATGACCAAACATGGGATGCAAAATCTTTGTGTCATTGAAAATGGGAGCGTGGTGATAGGAAG TGATGGGCTGATTAAAGCTGTGGGGCCTGCTGAAACCATCAGAGCTCAGTATCCAGAAGCATCCTTTGAGAGAGTGATTGATGCTACAGGAATGTGTGTCCTGCCTG GGTTGGTTGATGCCCACACCCATCCAGTCTGGGATGGTGACAGGGTGCATGAATTTGCAATGAAG ctggCAGGTGCCACCTACATGGACGTGCACCGGGCCGGTGGAGGGATCCACTTCACGGTGCAGCACACTCGAGCAGCCAGCTCCTCTGAGCTGCTGGCCTCCCTCAGCAGCAGGTTGACGCGGATGCAGCGAGCCGGTACGACCCTGGTGGAGTGTAAGAGCGGATACGGCCTGGAGCTGCAGACTGAGCTCAAGATGCTGGAGGTGATCGAGGAGGCCAGACGCACCCTGCCCATCAACGTCTCCTCCACCTACTGTGGAGCCCACGCAGTGCCAAA AGGGAAGACAGTTGCAGAGGCCACAAAGGACATCCTGCAGGTTCAGCTGCCCCGTCTGAAACAACAGATGTCTGCTGGGAGTCTGAGAGTCGACAACATCGACGTGTTCTGTGAGCAGGGAGTGTTTGACCTCAGCTCCACTCGCTCCATCCTGCAGGCCGGTAAAGACATGGGCCTCAACATCAACTTCCACGGAGACGAGCTTCATCCCATGAACTCTGCTCAG ttggGTGCAGAGCTCGGAGCTTTAGCCATCAGTCACCTGGAGGAGGTCACAGACGAGGGGATcgctgccatggcaacagcaaGAACGGCTGCCGTCCTTCTGCCAACTACAGCCTACATCCTACG gctgcCGCAGCCTCGGGCCAGAGACATGTTGGACGCCGGGGTAATTGTTGCCCTCGGCAGCGACTTCAACCCCAACGCCTACTGCTGCTCCATG CCTATCGTCATGCACCTGGCCTGTGTCAACATGAGGATGTCCATGCCGGAGGCCTTGGCCGCGGCCACCATCAACGCTGCCTACGCCCTCGGGCGCTCCCACACACACGGCTCCCTGGAGGTCAACAAACATGGAGACCTGCTCATCCTCAACACCACACG